A stretch of Castanea sativa cultivar Marrone di Chiusa Pesio chromosome 2, ASM4071231v1 DNA encodes these proteins:
- the LOC142625794 gene encoding uncharacterized protein LOC142625794 codes for MSCLVTCCATSTCGLCNCVASGITKRSARLAYCGLFGGFLILSWVLREVAAPLLEKIPWINTSDTQTKEWYQIQAVLRVSMGNFLFFAIFALIMIGVKDQNDRRDAWHHGGWIVKMVLWILLVVLMFFLPNAVISVYGTLSKFGAGLFLLVQVLILLDFTHAWNDAWVEKDEQKWYIALLVISIGCYIIAFTFSGILFIWFNPSGEDCGLNVFFIVMSMILAFAFAIIALHPAVNGSLLPASVISLYCAYVCYTGLSSEPRDYVCNGLNNTKAVTTSTLILGMLTTVLSVLYSALRAGSSTTFLSPPSSPKSGGKKPLLEEEELEEGKEKEKKTDAEARPVSYSYMFFHLIFALASMYSAMLLSGWTSSSESSDLIDVGWTSVWVRICTEWVTAALFVWSLVAPLIFPDREFY; via the exons ATGTCGTGCTTAGTTACTTGCTGTGCAACTTCGACATGTGGTCTCTGCAACTGTGTGGCCTCTGGGATCACCAAGCGCTCTGCTAGACTTGCTTACTGTGGTCTCTTTGGTGGATTCTTAATCCTTTCTTGGGTTCTCCGTGAAGTTGCAGCTCCTCTCTTAGAGAAAATCCCAT GGATAAACACTTCTGATACTCAGACAAAGGAATGGTATCAAATACAAGCAGTTCTTCGTGTGAGCATGGggaatttcttgttttttgcaatttttgctcTTATAATGATCGGTGTGAAGGACCAAAATGACAGACGTGATGCATGGCACCATGGTGGATGGATTGTGAAGATGGTGCTCTGGATTTTACTTGTAGTCCTCATGTTTTTCCTTCCTAATGCTGTCATTTCAGTATATG GAACTCTATCAAAATTTGGGGCAGGGttatttttattggttcaaGTGCTTATCTTACTAGACTTCACACACGCATGGAATGATGCATGGGTTGAGAAAGATGAGCAGAAGTG GTATATTGCTTTACTTGTTATCTCAATTGGATGCTACATTATAGCATTTACATTCTCGGGAATTCTGTTCATCTGGTTCAACCCCTCTGGCGAAGACTGTGGCCTAAATGTCTTCTTCATTGTCATGAGCATGATCCTGGCATTTGCATTTGCCATTATTGCTTTGCATCCTGCG GTGAATGGTAGCCTCCTGCCTGCTTCTGTGATCTCTCTTTATTGTGCTTATGTGTGCTACACGGGTCTCTCCAGTGAACCTCGTGACTATGTATGCAATGGTCTGAACAATACCAAGGCAGTCACCACAAGTACTCTTATTCTTGGGATGCTCACAACTGTTTTATCTGTTCTATACTCTGCTCTTCGCGCTGGATCATCAACGACATTTTTGTCACCACCATCTTCACCCAAGTCAG GTGGGAAGAAACCTCTtctagaagaagaagagttggaagaaggaaaggaaaaggaaaagaaaacagaTGCAGAAGCGCGCCCAGTTAGCTATTCCTATATGTTCTTCCATCTGATATTTGCTTTAGCTAGCATGTACTCAGCTATGCTTCTTTCTGGGTGGACCAGCTCATCTGAGAGCTCAGACCTCATAGATGTTGGCTGGACATCAGTTTGGGTTCGGATCTGCACAGAGTGGGTTACTGCTGCACTGTTTGTCTGGTCTCTTGTGGCCCCTCTGATTTTCCCTGATCGTGAGTTCTATTAG